The following proteins are co-located in the Tardibacter chloracetimidivorans genome:
- the fliS gene encoding flagellar export chaperone FliS — MTAQRARQSYATVDSSTRTEQASPHRLIELLYDELLSCLRQAGIAIANGDLEMKSGRLSKALSIVHGLESGLDFTRGGEVARTLGDVYASVRRKVIAAGSDMDPAGLAEAADAIEGIADAWKQIRP; from the coding sequence ATGACGGCGCAACGCGCGCGGCAGAGCTATGCCACGGTCGACAGCAGTACAAGGACGGAACAGGCCAGCCCACACCGGCTGATCGAGCTGCTTTATGACGAGCTGCTCTCGTGCCTGCGGCAGGCGGGCATCGCCATCGCCAACGGCGATCTGGAAATGAAAAGCGGCAGGCTCAGCAAGGCGCTGTCGATCGTTCATGGCCTGGAATCCGGCCTTGATTTCACGCGCGGCGGCGAGGTGGCGCGCACGCTGGGCGATGTCTATGCATCGGTGCGCCGCAAGGTGATCGCCGCCGGTTCCGATATGGATCCGGCCGGACTGGCGGAAGCGGCGGACGCGATCGAGGGGATCGCCGATGCCTGGAAGCAGATCCGCCCGTGA
- the pyrF gene encoding orotidine-5'-phosphate decarboxylase produces the protein MSSPVYVALDTIDLDHAKAVATAVRNHVGGIKLGLEFFTANGRAGVREMAKLDLPIFLDLKLHDIPNTVAKAIQALRPLDPAIITIHASGGRAMMEDAKAAAPSGTKVVAVTVLTSLDGEDLKSVGLNGNAHDQVERLADLAQAAGLDGIVCSGNEVAAAKARWHNGFFVVPGLRPGGKATADQKRVMTPRAALDNGASILVIGRPITQADDPDAAARAIAATL, from the coding sequence ATGTCCAGCCCCGTCTATGTCGCGCTCGACACCATTGATCTTGACCATGCGAAGGCGGTGGCCACGGCCGTCCGCAACCATGTGGGCGGGATCAAGCTGGGGCTGGAGTTTTTCACCGCCAATGGCCGCGCCGGGGTGCGGGAGATGGCCAAGCTGGACCTGCCGATCTTCCTGGACCTGAAGCTGCACGACATCCCCAACACCGTCGCCAAGGCGATACAGGCGCTGCGTCCGCTCGATCCAGCGATCATCACCATCCATGCAAGCGGCGGCCGGGCGATGATGGAAGACGCGAAGGCCGCCGCCCCTTCGGGCACCAAGGTTGTCGCGGTCACGGTGCTGACCTCGCTTGACGGCGAGGATCTGAAATCGGTCGGCCTCAACGGCAACGCCCATGACCAGGTGGAACGGCTGGCGGACCTCGCCCAGGCCGCCGGGCTGGACGGAATCGTCTGCTCGGGCAATGAGGTGGCCGCCGCGAAAGCGCGCTGGCACAACGGCTTTTTCGTGGTTCCCGGCCTCCGCCCCGGCGGCAAGGCCACTGCCGACCAGAAGCGGGTGATGACGCCCCGCGCCGCGCTGGACAATGGCGCGTCGATCCTCGTCATCGGCCGGCCGATCACCCAGGCCGATGATCCCGATGCCGCCGCGAGGGCCATTGCGGCGACGCTGTAG
- a CDS encoding bifunctional folylpolyglutamate synthase/dihydrofolate synthase — translation MADGARSDHPPLQTQLDRLAALSPGSDVLGLGRIGRLLDRLGNPHEDLPPVFHVAGTNGKGSTCAYLRACLEAAGHKVHVYTSPHLVRFNERIRLAGRLIEDQPLAALLAEVLDANGDDEISFFEATTAAAFLAFSRTPADACVIEVGLGGRLDATNVIPAPAACGISQLGVDHQAFLGATIEQIAAEKAGIAKPGVPIIMSRYAERVQKVVSEEVRSRGGAQVIRGVAWDAAVYEGHLHYRDGKGLLELPLPRLPGAHQADNAALAVAMIRHQSDVNVPPSALRAGLGWTEWPARMQRLAPGPLSDLLPKGSELWLDGGHNPAAARVVADALRELAHDDAPLLMVLGMLANKDAAGFLKPFAGLLTAVYPVPVPGHDHHSPQELARAAKAHRISAVPSADGADALKRIARAADNERPPIVLIAGSLYLAGEMLHANDQDPE, via the coding sequence ATGGCGGACGGCGCGAGATCGGATCACCCGCCGCTGCAAACGCAGCTGGACCGGCTGGCGGCCTTGTCGCCGGGCAGCGACGTGCTGGGGCTTGGCCGGATCGGGCGGCTGCTCGACAGGCTGGGCAATCCGCATGAAGACCTGCCGCCCGTCTTCCATGTCGCGGGAACCAACGGCAAGGGATCGACCTGCGCCTATCTGCGCGCCTGTCTGGAGGCGGCGGGCCACAAGGTCCATGTCTACACCAGCCCGCACCTTGTCCGGTTCAACGAGCGTATCCGACTTGCCGGACGCCTGATCGAGGATCAGCCGCTCGCCGCGCTGCTCGCCGAGGTGCTCGACGCGAACGGCGACGACGAGATCAGCTTTTTCGAAGCGACGACCGCGGCCGCATTTCTGGCGTTTTCCCGCACGCCCGCCGATGCCTGCGTCATCGAGGTGGGCCTGGGCGGGCGGCTGGACGCGACCAACGTCATTCCCGCGCCCGCCGCATGCGGAATCTCCCAGCTGGGCGTCGACCATCAGGCGTTTCTCGGCGCAACGATAGAGCAGATCGCGGCCGAAAAAGCCGGGATCGCCAAGCCCGGCGTGCCGATCATCATGTCGCGCTACGCCGAGCGGGTGCAGAAGGTGGTCAGCGAGGAGGTCAGGTCCAGAGGCGGCGCGCAGGTCATCCGCGGCGTCGCCTGGGACGCGGCGGTTTATGAAGGCCACCTCCATTATCGCGACGGAAAGGGTCTGCTGGAACTGCCGCTGCCCCGGCTGCCGGGAGCGCACCAGGCCGACAATGCCGCGCTGGCGGTGGCGATGATCCGCCATCAAAGCGACGTCAACGTTCCTCCCTCCGCGCTTCGCGCCGGGCTGGGCTGGACGGAGTGGCCCGCCCGCATGCAGCGGCTCGCGCCCGGGCCATTGTCCGACCTCTTGCCAAAAGGATCGGAACTCTGGCTGGACGGCGGCCACAATCCCGCCGCCGCGCGGGTGGTCGCCGATGCGCTTCGTGAGCTTGCGCATGACGACGCGCCGCTGCTGATGGTGCTCGGCATGCTCGCCAACAAGGATGCGGCCGGCTTCCTCAAGCCATTCGCCGGACTGTTGACGGCCGTCTATCCGGTGCCGGTGCCCGGCCACGACCATCATTCGCCGCAGGAACTCGCCCGGGCGGCCAAGGCGCACCGCATATCGGCCGTTCCTTCCGCCGATGGGGCGGATGCGCTGAAGCGCATAGCGCGCGCGGCGGACAACGAACGGCCGCCGATCGTGCTGATCGCAGGCTCGCTCTATCTTGCCGGCGAAATGTTACATGCGAATGACCAGGATCCGGAGTAG
- the trpB gene encoding tryptophan synthase subunit beta, translating to MSTQPNSFRTMPDERGHFGQFGGRYVAETLMPLILDLEREYRAATADPAFKAEIDYLLKHFVGRESPLYFAPRLTEALGGAKVYLKREDLNHTGAHKINNCIGQILLAKRMGKTRIIAETGAGQHGVATATVAARFGLPCTIFMGALDIARQQPNVFRMRLLGAEVRPVESGAKTLKDAMNEALRDWVTNVHDTFYIIGTAAGPHPYPEMVRDFQSVIGIETRAQIMEQEGRLPDMLIACVGGGSNAIGMFHPFLDDAGVRMVGVEAAGHGLETGQHAASLAGGRPGVLHGNKTYLLQDKDGQITEAHSISAGLDYPGIGPEHSWLHEIGRVEYVPVTDDEALAAFQKLCALEGIIPALESSHAIAAAEKIVPKMDRDQIVVINLSGRGDKDIFTVAEALGVKL from the coding sequence ATGAGCACCCAGCCCAACAGTTTCCGGACCATGCCGGACGAGCGCGGCCACTTCGGCCAGTTCGGCGGCCGCTATGTCGCGGAAACGCTGATGCCGCTGATCCTGGACCTTGAGCGGGAATATCGCGCCGCCACGGCCGACCCGGCGTTCAAGGCGGAAATTGACTATCTGCTCAAGCATTTCGTCGGCCGCGAAAGCCCGCTCTATTTCGCGCCGCGCCTGACCGAAGCGCTGGGCGGGGCAAAGGTCTATCTGAAGCGCGAGGACCTGAATCACACCGGCGCGCACAAGATCAACAACTGCATCGGCCAGATCCTGCTTGCAAAGCGCATGGGCAAGACCCGGATCATCGCGGAAACGGGCGCCGGCCAGCACGGCGTCGCCACCGCGACCGTCGCCGCGCGCTTCGGCCTGCCCTGCACCATCTTCATGGGCGCGCTCGACATCGCCCGGCAGCAGCCCAACGTCTTCCGCATGCGGTTGCTCGGCGCCGAGGTCCGCCCCGTCGAATCCGGCGCGAAGACGCTGAAGGATGCGATGAACGAGGCGCTTCGGGACTGGGTCACCAACGTCCACGACACCTTCTACATCATCGGCACGGCCGCCGGGCCGCACCCCTATCCCGAGATGGTGCGCGATTTCCAGTCCGTCATCGGCATCGAGACACGCGCGCAGATCATGGAGCAGGAGGGCCGCCTGCCCGACATGCTGATCGCCTGCGTCGGCGGCGGATCAAACGCCATCGGCATGTTCCACCCCTTTCTGGATGACGCCGGAGTGCGCATGGTGGGCGTGGAAGCGGCTGGCCACGGGCTTGAAACCGGGCAGCATGCAGCAAGCCTTGCGGGCGGGCGTCCGGGCGTGCTCCACGGCAACAAGACCTATCTGCTGCAGGACAAGGACGGCCAGATCACCGAGGCGCATTCGATCTCGGCAGGCCTCGACTATCCGGGCATCGGGCCGGAACACAGCTGGCTGCACGAGATCGGCCGGGTCGAATATGTGCCGGTGACGGACGACGAGGCGCTTGCCGCCTTCCAGAAGCTGTGCGCGCTGGAAGGAATCATCCCGGCGCTGGAATCCAGCCACGCGATTGCCGCCGCCGAAAAGATCGTGCCGAAGATGGACAGGGACCAGATCGTCGTCATCAATCTGTCCGGCCGGGGCGACAAGGACATCTTCACCGTCGCCGAGGCGCTGGGAGTGAAGCTGTGA
- the accD gene encoding acetyl-CoA carboxylase, carboxyltransferase subunit beta — MSWLTRVRQRLPFLPKRETPDNLWHKCRGCGQMLFTREFEENLSVCPKCDFHERIGPEARFAQIFDDGWVRLPSPAVSEDPLKFRDSKRYSDRMKAARASTREQDAFVNAVGEIDHQTIVVGVQNFAFMGGSMGQAVGSAFIAGARAAIERSAPYVVFTAAGGARMQEGILSLMQMPRTTVAIAELREARLPYIVVLTDPTTGGVTASYAMLGDIQISEPNALIGFAGQRVIESTIREKLPQGFQRAEYLLAHGMLDMVVDRRQLRDTLGRVIGLLMPQQQHA; from the coding sequence ATGAGCTGGCTCACCCGCGTCCGTCAACGCCTGCCCTTTCTCCCGAAGCGGGAGACGCCCGATAATCTCTGGCACAAATGCCGGGGCTGCGGACAGATGCTGTTCACCCGCGAGTTCGAGGAAAATCTGTCGGTCTGCCCGAAGTGCGACTTTCACGAGCGGATCGGCCCCGAGGCGCGCTTTGCTCAGATTTTCGACGATGGATGGGTCCGCCTCCCCTCGCCCGCCGTCAGCGAAGACCCGCTGAAGTTCCGGGATTCCAAACGGTACAGCGACCGGATGAAAGCGGCCCGCGCTTCCACCAGGGAGCAGGACGCCTTCGTCAACGCGGTGGGCGAGATCGACCATCAGACGATTGTCGTGGGCGTGCAGAACTTTGCCTTCATGGGCGGATCGATGGGACAGGCGGTGGGGTCGGCCTTCATCGCGGGCGCGCGCGCGGCCATAGAGCGGAGCGCACCCTATGTCGTCTTCACCGCTGCGGGCGGGGCGCGGATGCAGGAAGGCATATTGTCGCTGATGCAGATGCCCCGGACCACCGTCGCCATCGCCGAACTGCGCGAGGCGCGGCTGCCCTATATCGTGGTGCTGACGGACCCGACGACCGGGGGCGTCACCGCGTCCTATGCGATGCTTGGCGACATCCAGATATCCGAGCCGAACGCGCTCATCGGCTTTGCGGGGCAGCGCGTGATCGAAAGCACGATCCGCGAGAAGCTGCCGCAGGGCTTCCAGCGCGCGGAATATCTGCTTGCGCACGGCATGCTGGACATGGTCGTCGACCGGCGGCAGCTTCGCGACACTCTGGGCCGGGTCATTGGCCTGTTGATGCCGCAACAGCAACACGCCTGA
- a CDS encoding lipopolysaccharide assembly protein LapA domain-containing protein: MQFVRTIIWIAVAVTVALFAIRNGAPVTVNLWSDLQMVTPLWVIVVLSFLTGLLPLLAMHRAARWRWRRRLEQSERALADARAAASPSLVGESSPTPAENMAATPELASPPPGN; the protein is encoded by the coding sequence ATGCAATTTGTCAGGACGATAATCTGGATCGCGGTCGCGGTGACCGTCGCCCTGTTCGCCATTCGCAACGGCGCTCCGGTTACGGTCAACCTCTGGAGCGACCTTCAGATGGTGACGCCGCTCTGGGTCATCGTGGTGCTGTCGTTCCTCACCGGGCTGCTTCCGCTGCTTGCAATGCATCGCGCGGCGCGGTGGCGGTGGCGGCGCAGGCTGGAGCAGAGCGAGCGAGCGCTTGCCGACGCGCGTGCGGCCGCTTCTCCGTCGCTTGTCGGCGAATCCTCCCCCACCCCAGCCGAAAACATGGCCGCGACGCCTGAACTGGCGTCGCCGCCCCCCGGAAACTGA
- the fliD gene encoding flagellar filament capping protein FliD: MSILTTLGGGSGIDTAQLVSDLVAAQRAGADALLQSRQEKVDARISTLSQIKSALSSFSTALNALVSSGSLGRQTVSSDSATVAASASGTGEPTNISTTIEVQQLAQRQTVASAPVADRNAPVGEGTLTISFGTVTGAFPTPGGFSPNGKSVTITIGPDNNSLVGLQQAINASDSGLTASIIQDSGGARLVIKGETGAAQGFTIDGSAGLEAFEFGPGASGMTWSTQAANAVIVADGVTVERTTNSVSDLVPGVKLDLLRTNTGAPLTVTSDYDQQTLKDSVGNYVAAYNELMAMFAEATQPGINGAVAGPLAGDSTMRDLKRMLGGLTSKTLLAGDGPKSLAEIGIKTNRDGTLSIDDARLSAAVAQHPGRVHDMFVPGQTSSSPLLEVASAIGAIKTGSYEVTNVVAATASTAVGSSVPTAFDTPVVIDASNKSFTATVDGRTSLTIYLPEGSYASGDALASAFQAAINSDPVLASFGVGVTAGWDGSAFTFTSKSLGMASAVTLGGLDGTLAAVLGLDAMTSTAGTNASGTIAGQAAFGSGNVLTASYTSAAKGLAISVFGNVTSATITVRDTISGMLADIEKQLTSTSGAFTTASARLSAEAKRIAEEQEALDLRSDALKERLVKQFTAMERAVSAFKATQSYMQQQIDMWTNAEN, from the coding sequence ATGTCGATCCTGACAACCCTGGGCGGCGGATCGGGCATCGACACCGCGCAGCTTGTGTCGGACCTTGTCGCTGCACAGCGCGCCGGTGCGGACGCCCTGCTTCAGTCGCGGCAGGAGAAGGTGGACGCCCGGATATCCACCCTGTCGCAGATCAAGTCGGCGCTTTCCTCCTTCTCCACGGCGCTCAACGCACTGGTCTCAAGCGGTTCGCTTGGCCGCCAGACGGTGAGCAGCGACAGCGCGACCGTGGCCGCAAGCGCATCGGGCACGGGCGAGCCGACCAACATCTCCACCACCATCGAGGTGCAGCAACTCGCGCAGCGGCAGACCGTCGCCTCCGCGCCGGTGGCCGACAGGAACGCCCCGGTGGGCGAGGGTACGCTCACGATCAGTTTCGGCACCGTGACCGGCGCTTTTCCGACGCCCGGCGGCTTTTCGCCCAACGGCAAGTCGGTTACCATCACCATCGGTCCCGACAACAACAGCCTCGTCGGTTTGCAGCAGGCGATCAATGCCTCCGACAGCGGCCTTACCGCGTCGATTATTCAGGATTCGGGCGGCGCAAGGCTGGTCATAAAAGGGGAGACGGGCGCGGCCCAGGGCTTCACCATCGATGGCAGCGCTGGGCTGGAGGCCTTCGAGTTCGGCCCCGGCGCATCGGGCATGACCTGGTCCACCCAGGCCGCCAACGCGGTGATCGTGGCGGACGGCGTGACCGTGGAGCGCACCACCAACAGCGTCAGCGATCTTGTGCCCGGCGTGAAGCTGGACCTGCTCCGGACCAACACCGGCGCGCCGCTGACCGTGACGAGCGACTATGATCAGCAGACGCTGAAGGACTCGGTCGGCAATTATGTCGCGGCCTATAACGAACTGATGGCGATGTTCGCCGAGGCGACCCAGCCGGGCATCAATGGAGCGGTGGCGGGGCCGCTTGCGGGCGATTCCACCATGCGCGACCTGAAGCGCATGCTGGGCGGGCTCACCAGCAAGACGCTGCTTGCGGGCGACGGGCCGAAGAGCCTTGCCGAGATCGGCATCAAGACCAATCGCGACGGCACGCTTTCCATCGACGACGCAAGGTTATCGGCCGCCGTCGCCCAGCATCCGGGCCGGGTGCATGACATGTTCGTGCCGGGCCAGACGAGCAGCTCGCCGCTGCTGGAGGTCGCAAGCGCAATCGGCGCCATCAAGACCGGCAGCTATGAAGTGACGAATGTGGTCGCGGCCACCGCCAGCACTGCGGTCGGGTCGTCGGTGCCAACCGCGTTCGATACGCCGGTGGTGATCGATGCATCGAACAAGAGCTTCACCGCCACGGTGGACGGCCGCACCTCGCTGACGATCTACCTGCCCGAAGGAAGCTATGCCTCGGGCGATGCGCTTGCGTCGGCATTCCAGGCCGCGATCAACAGCGATCCGGTGCTCGCCTCGTTCGGTGTCGGCGTGACGGCGGGATGGGATGGCTCGGCCTTCACCTTTACCTCCAAGAGCCTCGGCATGGCCTCTGCCGTTACGCTTGGCGGGCTCGACGGCACGCTTGCGGCGGTGCTCGGCCTAGATGCGATGACATCGACCGCCGGAACCAATGCGTCGGGAACCATCGCGGGGCAGGCCGCCTTCGGCAGCGGCAATGTGCTGACCGCCTCCTATACCAGCGCCGCCAAGGGGCTTGCGATCAGCGTGTTCGGCAATGTCACGTCCGCCACCATCACGGTGCGCGACACGATCAGCGGCATGCTGGCGGATATCGAAAAGCAGCTCACCTCCACCAGCGGCGCGTTCACCACTGCGTCCGCGCGGCTATCGGCCGAGGCGAAGCGTATCGCGGAGGAACAGGAAGCGCTCGATCTTCGCAGCGATGCGCTGAAGGAACGGCTGGTCAAGCAGTTCACGGCGATGGAGCGGGCGGTGTCGGCGTTCAAGGCGACGCAAAGCTACATGCAGCAGCAGATCGACATGTGGACCAATGCAGAGAACTAG
- a CDS encoding phosphoribosylanthranilate isomerase, with the protein MTTHAKICGLSEPATLDAAVRGGASYVGFVFFSKSPRNVTGEQAAMLASRVADHVGRVGVFVDPDDAQVKETAAAARLTAIQLHGDESPARVAAIKALTGLDVWKAVPVRTAADIADARAYAGAADLLLFDAKPPKGADLPGGLGLRFDWRLLSGYRAPLRWGVSGGLDAANVREAIGVTATGLVDVSSGVEDRPGVKSMAKIEAFLKAVSKA; encoded by the coding sequence GTGACCACCCATGCCAAGATCTGCGGCCTGTCGGAACCCGCCACGCTTGACGCGGCGGTGCGGGGCGGCGCGTCTTATGTGGGCTTCGTCTTCTTTTCCAAAAGCCCGCGCAATGTGACGGGCGAACAGGCGGCAATGCTCGCCTCCCGCGTGGCGGACCATGTCGGGCGGGTGGGGGTGTTCGTCGACCCCGACGATGCGCAGGTGAAGGAGACGGCTGCGGCTGCAAGGCTGACGGCGATCCAGCTTCATGGCGATGAAAGCCCGGCCAGGGTGGCGGCGATCAAGGCGCTGACCGGGCTGGATGTGTGGAAGGCCGTCCCCGTCCGCACCGCCGCCGACATTGCGGATGCCCGCGCCTATGCGGGCGCGGCCGACCTGTTGCTGTTCGACGCCAAGCCGCCTAAGGGAGCGGACCTGCCGGGCGGGCTTGGCCTGCGCTTCGACTGGCGGCTGCTTTCGGGCTATCGCGCGCCGCTGCGCTGGGGCGTATCGGGCGGGCTTGATGCGGCCAATGTGCGCGAGGCGATCGGCGTGACGGCGACCGGCCTGGTGGACGTGTCGTCGGGGGTGGAGGACAGGCCGGGCGTGAAGTCCATGGCGAAGATAGAGGCGTTCTTGAAGGCGGTGAGCAAGGCATGA
- a CDS encoding sigma-54 interaction domain-containing protein has translation MGQTARTDREIDADFATVTTSLPSIESLLIGRSRKMAEVRRLIARVARSQASVLVTGPSGSGKEVVARCLHEASSRRGASFVAVNCGAIPRELLESELFGHEKGAFTGALQTRKGRFEAADGGTIFLDEIGDMPADMQVKLLRVLEERQIERVGSNKTQAVNVRVISATHKNLEQAIIDGRFREDLFYRLNIFPLRLPALAERREDLPELIAHFLGQMDAETRFSPAAMRMLAAYDWPGNVRELRNVIERATILHPDAEVSAEDIELLIGATISVPHDMDESVAVWEAASPDCIEDEPAEIADISAVATPLRPYGAGFNIDPRALVGAGSFDMRAMVAELEQSLIRAALDSSGEVIADAARMLGLQRTSLIEKMRKYQISRSERPAAA, from the coding sequence ATGGGACAGACTGCGCGGACCGACCGCGAAATTGATGCTGATTTCGCTACTGTAACAACATCCCTCCCCTCTATCGAATCACTGCTCATCGGCCGCAGCCGCAAGATGGCCGAGGTGCGCCGTCTGATCGCGCGGGTCGCCCGCTCCCAGGCTTCTGTGCTGGTGACCGGCCCATCCGGCAGCGGCAAGGAAGTGGTCGCACGCTGCCTTCACGAAGCGTCGTCGAGGCGGGGCGCCAGCTTCGTCGCCGTCAACTGCGGGGCCATTCCGCGCGAGCTTCTGGAATCGGAGCTGTTCGGTCATGAGAAGGGCGCGTTCACCGGTGCGCTCCAGACTCGCAAGGGCCGGTTCGAGGCGGCCGATGGCGGCACGATCTTCCTCGACGAAATCGGCGACATGCCGGCCGACATGCAGGTGAAGCTGCTTCGTGTGCTGGAGGAACGCCAGATCGAGCGCGTCGGCAGCAACAAGACGCAGGCGGTCAACGTCCGGGTCATTTCCGCCACGCACAAGAATCTGGAACAGGCGATCATCGACGGCCGGTTCCGCGAAGACCTGTTCTACCGCCTGAACATCTTTCCGCTGCGGCTTCCAGCGCTTGCCGAACGCCGCGAGGACCTGCCGGAGCTGATCGCGCACTTCCTAGGGCAGATGGACGCCGAAACCCGTTTCTCACCCGCCGCGATGCGCATGCTGGCCGCCTATGACTGGCCCGGCAATGTACGCGAGCTTCGCAACGTCATCGAACGCGCGACCATCCTGCATCCCGATGCAGAGGTGAGCGCGGAGGACATCGAGCTGCTGATCGGCGCGACGATTTCCGTTCCGCACGACATGGACGAATCGGTGGCCGTCTGGGAAGCCGCAAGCCCTGACTGCATCGAGGACGAACCGGCCGAAATCGCCGACATCAGCGCCGTCGCAACGCCGCTTCGGCCCTATGGGGCGGGCTTCAACATCGACCCGCGTGCGCTGGTGGGGGCTGGCAGCTTCGACATGCGCGCAATGGTGGCCGAACTGGAACAGTCGCTGATCCGGGCCGCGCTCGATTCAAGCGGCGAAGTGATCGCCGACGCCGCCCGCATGCTGGGCCTGCAGCGCACCTCGCTGATTGAGAAGATGCGCAAATACCAGATCAGCCGTTCCGAACGTCCCGCCGCCGCCTGA
- a CDS encoding M14 family metallopeptidase has translation MTLSISSAFDAGNIRLLGVDGQRADLEIVRDRESDFYQWFHFRVTGAAGGPVTLRILNCAGSAYPDGWPGYAACVSEDRQTWVRAATRYADGVLTITHAPAGDALWVAYFAPYSLERHHDFVARIAQREGVSLESLGNTLDGRDIDLLSIGDGPLQVWLYARQHPGETMAEWWMEGALERLTDVADPVARSLRRKARFHIVPNMNPDGSFRGHLRTNAAGVNLNREWHAPSLERSPEVHHVLERMKRTGVDFAMDVHGDESIPHVFLAGFEGIPERNDAQGRRYRRYVETLERLSPDFQTRHGYPAAPPGKANLSMSTNQLANRFGCIAMTLEMPFKDNLDLPDPVEGWSPGRSKALARDCLAALHELIDDLR, from the coding sequence GTGACATTATCGATTTCGTCCGCGTTCGATGCGGGCAATATCCGTCTCCTGGGGGTGGACGGGCAGCGCGCCGACCTGGAGATCGTCCGCGACCGGGAGTCCGACTTTTACCAGTGGTTCCATTTCCGGGTGACGGGTGCCGCCGGAGGCCCCGTGACGCTGCGAATCCTGAACTGCGCCGGCTCCGCCTATCCGGACGGCTGGCCCGGCTATGCCGCCTGCGTGTCGGAAGACCGGCAGACCTGGGTGAGGGCCGCCACCCGCTATGCCGACGGCGTTCTCACCATCACCCACGCACCCGCGGGCGATGCACTGTGGGTCGCCTATTTCGCGCCCTATTCGCTGGAGCGGCACCATGATTTCGTCGCCCGCATCGCGCAGCGCGAAGGCGTGTCGCTGGAATCGCTGGGCAACACGCTGGACGGCCGCGACATCGACCTGCTGTCGATCGGCGACGGCCCGTTGCAGGTCTGGCTCTATGCCCGCCAGCATCCGGGGGAGACCATGGCCGAATGGTGGATGGAAGGCGCGCTGGAGCGGCTGACCGATGTCGCCGATCCGGTCGCCCGCAGCCTCCGTCGCAAGGCGCGTTTCCATATCGTCCCCAATATGAACCCGGACGGCAGCTTTCGCGGGCATCTGCGTACCAATGCGGCGGGAGTGAACCTCAATCGGGAATGGCACGCCCCTTCGCTGGAACGCAGCCCGGAAGTGCATCATGTGCTGGAGCGGATGAAGCGGACGGGCGTCGATTTCGCCATGGACGTGCATGGCGATGAATCGATCCCCCATGTCTTCCTCGCCGGGTTTGAAGGCATTCCCGAGCGGAACGACGCGCAGGGGCGGCGCTACCGCCGCTATGTGGAAACGCTTGAGCGGCTGTCGCCCGATTTCCAGACCAGGCACGGCTATCCGGCCGCCCCGCCGGGCAAGGCCAATCTGTCGATGAGCACCAATCAGCTCGCCAACCGTTTCGGCTGCATCGCCATGACGCTGGAAATGCCGTTCAAGGACAATCTCGACCTGCCCGATCCGGTGGAAGGCTGGTCGCCGGGGCGATCAAAGGCCCTCGCGCGCGATTGCCTGGCCGCCCTGCACGAACTGATCGACGATCTGAGATAG
- the trpA gene encoding tryptophan synthase subunit alpha, whose product MSDRLSARFEKCREEGRAALVTFVTGGDPTPARTGEVLDALVAGGADIIELGMPFTDPMADGPAIQEANLRALAAGITTDALFAIASDFRARHPQVPLVLMGYFNTIDQRGPERFAAEAKAAGVDGVICVDVPPEEDDVLGPQLRAEGLHLIRLATPTSDDKRLPAILNGASGFLYYVAVAGITGTRSAAEGEVAAAVARIKQATALPVAVGFGVRTPDQAASMARLADGVVVGSAIVELVGKAGGNLAREVETLVGGLSRAVRDARKQEAA is encoded by the coding sequence GTGAGCGACCGCCTTTCCGCCCGTTTCGAGAAATGCCGCGAGGAGGGTCGGGCCGCGCTCGTCACCTTCGTCACCGGCGGCGATCCCACGCCCGCGCGCACCGGCGAAGTGCTGGATGCGCTGGTCGCCGGCGGGGCGGACATCATCGAGCTTGGCATGCCGTTTACCGATCCGATGGCGGACGGCCCCGCGATTCAGGAGGCGAACCTGCGCGCGCTTGCCGCCGGGATCACCACCGACGCGCTGTTTGCGATCGCAAGCGACTTCCGCGCGCGGCACCCGCAGGTGCCGCTGGTGCTGATGGGCTATTTCAACACCATCGACCAGCGCGGCCCGGAGCGTTTCGCGGCGGAGGCGAAGGCGGCGGGCGTGGACGGGGTGATATGCGTGGACGTGCCGCCGGAAGAGGATGACGTGCTTGGCCCGCAGCTTCGCGCCGAGGGACTGCACCTGATCCGCCTTGCGACACCGACGAGTGACGACAAGCGCCTGCCCGCGATCCTGAACGGGGCGAGCGGCTTTCTCTATTATGTCGCGGTGGCGGGGATAACCGGCACCCGCTCCGCCGCCGAAGGGGAAGTCGCCGCAGCCGTCGCGCGGATCAAGCAGGCGACCGCGCTTCCGGTCGCGGTCGGCTTCGGCGTCCGCACGCCCGATCAGGCCGCCTCGATGGCCCGCCTCGCCGACGGGGTCGTGGTCGGATCGGCCATCGTCGAACTGGTCGGCAAGGCGGGCGGCAATCTGGCCCGCGAGGTCGAAACGCTGGTCGGCGGCCTGTCCAGGGCCGTCCGCGACGCAAGGAAACAGGAGGCCGCATGA